In Magnetovibrio sp., the following proteins share a genomic window:
- a CDS encoding metalloregulator ArsR/SmtB family transcription factor produces MTQDHTTELAETFRLLGDANRLSIVLRCLDVPVGVGVLADDLGLSQSLVSHHLRLLRAARLVRGERDGKFVRYIAADDHVREMLKNMTAHMGEGCMDD; encoded by the coding sequence ATGACCCAAGATCATACCACCGAATTGGCGGAAACGTTTCGCTTGCTGGGCGATGCGAATCGTCTGTCGATCGTGTTGCGCTGTTTGGATGTTCCGGTTGGTGTCGGCGTGCTGGCCGACGATTTAGGCCTCAGCCAATCATTGGTCAGCCATCATTTGAGGTTGTTGCGCGCGGCGCGGTTGGTGCGGGGTGAACGCGACGGCAAGTTCGTACGTTACATCGCCGCCGACGATCATGTGCGCGAGATGTTGAAGAACATGACAGCGCATATGGGCGAGGGGTGCATGGATGATTAA
- a CDS encoding FkbM family methyltransferase, which produces MQARQHFFDVGSHHGHLSAIASRLVGPKGQVCAFEANKVTLEMTRQVIRDYACPNVYLVHAAIFDEAGLTVPLYAEGHGGDSIIFERSGEIIDTPKTLTLDKFCATFDLVPDVLKFDVEGVEKNAIRGAKEILKKHPPIIVEMSSDDNELLGVLDDIGYDRIIDLNNYHEVKDGAGFDDMGHAIIRNVLCLNTGKIPSHLAYAHSPVRELVAKSETTELTLQPDGRWVTSYLRHPAGRYVATLKTKTNMELPSLNLIYQITAGDKILTTFNGPISVITNHYRDLPFHLYEDADIRIELVPNGGEIANPERFLNEIIIERINGMVDQERPMLL; this is translated from the coding sequence GTGCAAGCCCGGCAACACTTTTTTGATGTTGGCTCTCACCATGGACACCTTTCGGCCATTGCATCGCGTCTCGTTGGTCCAAAAGGCCAAGTATGCGCGTTTGAAGCAAATAAGGTGACGCTTGAGATGACTCGCCAGGTGATCCGCGATTACGCCTGCCCGAACGTATATCTGGTACACGCCGCAATTTTTGATGAAGCTGGCCTAACTGTTCCGTTGTATGCCGAAGGGCATGGTGGCGATAGCATCATTTTTGAGCGTAGCGGAGAAATCATCGACACGCCCAAGACCCTCACGCTCGACAAATTCTGCGCAACGTTCGATCTGGTCCCGGATGTTCTTAAGTTCGATGTTGAAGGCGTTGAGAAAAACGCCATACGCGGTGCCAAGGAAATACTAAAAAAACATCCCCCGATTATCGTCGAAATGAGTTCGGACGATAATGAACTGCTCGGGGTCTTGGATGATATCGGTTATGACCGGATTATCGATTTGAACAATTATCACGAAGTTAAAGATGGGGCGGGCTTTGATGATATGGGCCATGCCATCATCCGCAATGTGCTGTGCCTAAATACCGGCAAAATCCCCAGTCATTTGGCCTATGCTCACAGCCCCGTTCGTGAATTGGTCGCTAAGAGCGAAACGACCGAGCTGACGCTTCAACCCGATGGGCGTTGGGTTACATCGTACTTGCGCCATCCAGCCGGGCGCTACGTCGCCACATTGAAAACCAAAACCAATATGGAATTGCCGTCCCTCAACCTGATTTATCAAATTACAGCGGGGGATAAAATTCTGACCACGTTTAACGGGCCCATTTCCGTGATCACGAATCATTACCGCGATTTGCCATTCCATCTTTACGAAGATGCGGACATTCGTATCGAACTCGTCCCTAATGGGGGTGAGATTGCAAATCCCGAGAGGTTTCTCAATGAAATCATTATCGAACGCATCAACGGCATGGTCGATCAAGAACGCCCGATGCTTCTGTAA
- a CDS encoding SO_0444 family Cu/Zn efflux transporter, which produces MINEVQAIFMAILDMYLDAAPWLIVGIVAAGLVHALMPDGLLGKWLGGNGTWSVVKAALLGAPLPLCSCGVLPAAVSLRKEGASKGATVSFLIATPETGPDSVAISYALLGPIMAVARPIAAILSAIFSGLLANLFVAGETQSAPMKTEASTCTSCCGDHCSVEPPVGSGGLTARTWGGVRYGFTDILDDIALWLAIGLVVAGVMSALVEPQALSAYGHGIGAMVVMLVVGVPIYVCATASTPIAAGLIAVGVSPGAALVFLLAGPATNIATLGVVGKDLGVRALVGYLLGISISAIASGLALDAVLSAANIDIHVQMAAANETLPQWLVVTSGVLLAPFFLVSLIGDVKKRLKR; this is translated from the coding sequence ATGATTAATGAAGTGCAAGCTATATTTATGGCGATTTTGGATATGTATCTCGACGCCGCGCCATGGCTGATCGTCGGTATTGTTGCTGCGGGGCTGGTACATGCATTGATGCCCGATGGCCTTCTGGGTAAGTGGTTGGGCGGCAATGGCACTTGGTCGGTGGTCAAGGCTGCGCTTCTCGGTGCGCCGCTGCCGCTCTGTTCATGCGGAGTGCTGCCCGCCGCCGTGAGTTTGCGTAAAGAGGGTGCGTCCAAGGGTGCGACGGTATCGTTTCTCATCGCCACGCCGGAAACCGGTCCGGACAGCGTCGCCATCAGCTACGCCCTGTTGGGCCCGATTATGGCTGTCGCCCGGCCCATTGCCGCGATCCTAAGCGCTATCTTCAGCGGACTATTGGCCAATCTGTTCGTTGCGGGAGAAACCCAGTCGGCACCCATGAAGACCGAAGCCTCGACATGCACATCATGCTGCGGGGATCATTGCTCCGTGGAACCGCCAGTCGGTTCAGGCGGGCTCACCGCGCGCACGTGGGGCGGCGTTCGCTATGGCTTCACCGACATCCTCGACGACATCGCGCTGTGGTTGGCCATTGGTTTGGTCGTGGCGGGTGTGATGTCGGCATTGGTTGAACCTCAAGCCCTGAGCGCATACGGCCATGGCATCGGCGCAATGGTGGTGATGTTGGTGGTGGGCGTACCGATCTACGTTTGCGCCACGGCCAGCACACCCATCGCGGCGGGGCTGATTGCGGTGGGAGTGTCGCCCGGTGCGGCGTTGGTGTTCTTGCTCGCCGGGCCTGCCACCAACATCGCCACCTTGGGCGTGGTCGGCAAAGATCTCGGCGTCCGTGCCTTGGTGGGATACTTGCTCGGCATTTCCATCAGCGCCATTGCATCCGGATTGGCGCTGGACGCTGTATTGAGCGCCGCAAACATCGATATTCACGTACAAATGGCGGCGGCCAACGAAACGCTACCGCAGTGGCTGGTTGTGACATCTGGAGTGCTGTTGGCACCGTTTTTCTTGGTTTCGCTGATTGGGGATGTAAAGAAGCGT